One Hippoglossus hippoglossus isolate fHipHip1 chromosome 5, fHipHip1.pri, whole genome shotgun sequence genomic window carries:
- the lhfpl4a gene encoding LHFPL tetraspan subfamily member 4 protein produces MLPSQEASKIYHDNYMRNSRSIGVLWAIFTICLAIINVVVFIEPYWIGDSVSTPQAGYFGLFNYCVGNGKVNREILCQGSFYDFSSIPSGAFKVASVFVLMSMVLILSCIGSFTLFFFCNTALVYKTCAWTQLLCAVCLVLGCVIFPNGWDAEVIRDMCGEETGRYTLGNCSVRWAYILAIIGILDALVLSFLAFVLGNRQSEFVQEELKADSRDYAVSRIIIRDTRDARYGIQRFH; encoded by the exons ATGCTGCCTTCACAGGAAGCCTCCAAAATCTACCATGACAACTACATGCGCAACTCCAGGAGCATCGGTGTCCTgtgggccatattcaccatttgcTTGGCCATCATCAACGTGGTGGTCTTCATCGAGCCCTACTGGATTGGTGACAGTGTCAGCACCCCCCAGGCTGGCTACTTTGGCTTGTTCAACTACTGCGTGGGCAATGGGAAGGTCAACAGGGAGATCTTGTGCCAGGGCAGCTTCTATGACTTCAGCTCCATCCCGTCGGGAGCCTTCAAGGTGGCCTCCGTCTTTGTGCTGATGTCCATGGTGCTCATCCTCAGCTGCATCGGCTCCTtcactctcttcttcttctgcaacaCCGCCCTGGTCTACAAGACGTGTGCCTGGACGCAGCTGCTTTGTG CTGTTTGTCTGGTGCTCGGCTGTGTGATCTTCCCGAACGGCTGGGACGCAGAAGTGATCCGGGACATGTGCGGAGAGGAAACGGGAAGGTATACTCTGGGCAACTGTTCGGTGCGCTGGGCCTACATCCTCGCCATCATCGGGATCCTGGACGCCCTCGTCCTCTCCTTCCTGGCCTTTGTGCTGGGGAACCGTCAGAGTGAGTTCgtgcaggaggagctgaaggccGACAGCAGAG ACTATGCTGTATCAAGG ATTATAATCCGGGACACCCGGGATGCAAGATATGGAATCCAGCGCTTCCACTGA